The Antarcticibacterium sp. 1MA-6-2 genome has a window encoding:
- a CDS encoding transposase, whose protein sequence is MEPLEEGCYYHIYNRGNNRQKIFFEGANYKHFLKLIKQHLLPVVELYCYCLLRNHFHLLVKVKNGAIYPSPKFSNLFNAYTKAINKKYDRTGSLFQRPFRRKRISDENYLRNSVIYIHLNPEAHKFHKNFQNYPFSSYSQFFDGRYSILKREEVIEWFGDLENFRLVHLKRNNN, encoded by the coding sequence ATGGAACCGCTTGAGGAAGGTTGTTATTATCACATCTATAACAGGGGAAACAATAGGCAAAAGATCTTTTTTGAAGGGGCAAACTACAAGCACTTTCTGAAGTTAATAAAACAACACCTTCTACCTGTTGTTGAGCTTTATTGCTATTGCCTTCTTCGGAATCACTTTCATTTACTTGTTAAAGTTAAGAATGGAGCAATTTACCCTTCGCCAAAATTTTCCAATCTCTTTAACGCCTACACTAAAGCTATCAACAAGAAATATGACCGCACAGGTAGCCTGTTTCAGAGACCTTTTAGACGGAAAAGAATATCGGATGAAAATTATTTGAGAAATTCGGTAATATATATTCACCTCAATCCTGAAGCTCACAAATTTCATAAGAATTTTCAGAATTACCCATTTTCTTCATATTCCCAATTCTTCGACGGCAGGTATAGCATCTTAAAAAGAGAAGAGGTGATAGAATGGTTTGGAGACCTTGAAAATTTTCGGTTGGTTCATTTGAAGAGGAACAACAATTAG
- the arsM gene encoding arsenosugar biosynthesis arsenite methyltransferase ArsM gives MSYLETTKNVYRDAALTPDIGLCCTTNPVWELPGLKIPKIMQEMNYGCGSTVHARDLVNNPKILYVGVGGGMELLQFAYFSRQPGGVTGVDVVDEMLEASQKNFNEAEALNTWFQKDFVDLKKGDALNLPVKDSSIDVAAQNCLFNIFKSEELAQALKEMYRVLKPHGKLVMSDPTCEQEMNEELRNDERLRALCLSGSLSITEYVKALTDAGFGTIEIRARKPYRVLDPHHYPTDTLIFIESIEVAAIKDPMPADGPCIFTGKAAIYYGKEQFFDDGKGHFLSYNQPLAVCDKTAAALAALGRDDIFISESTYYYDGGGCC, from the coding sequence ATGTCATACCTCGAAACAACAAAAAATGTATATCGTGATGCTGCCCTCACCCCCGATATTGGACTGTGCTGCACCACAAACCCGGTTTGGGAATTACCGGGTTTGAAGATCCCAAAGATCATGCAGGAAATGAATTATGGCTGCGGGAGTACTGTACACGCCCGTGATCTCGTAAACAATCCTAAAATTCTGTATGTAGGTGTGGGCGGCGGAATGGAATTACTGCAGTTCGCCTATTTCTCCCGTCAACCAGGTGGAGTAACAGGAGTAGATGTGGTTGATGAAATGCTGGAAGCCAGTCAAAAGAATTTTAATGAAGCAGAAGCTTTAAATACCTGGTTTCAAAAGGATTTTGTTGACCTTAAAAAGGGAGATGCGCTAAATCTTCCGGTTAAGGATAGCTCTATTGACGTGGCTGCACAAAATTGCCTCTTCAATATTTTTAAATCTGAAGAACTGGCGCAGGCGCTTAAAGAAATGTACAGGGTTTTGAAGCCGCACGGTAAGTTGGTTATGAGTGACCCCACCTGCGAGCAGGAAATGAATGAAGAACTGCGGAACGACGAAAGGCTAAGAGCACTTTGCCTAAGTGGAAGTCTTAGTATTACCGAATATGTAAAAGCTCTTACAGATGCAGGATTTGGAACCATTGAGATTCGCGCCAGGAAACCTTACCGGGTTTTGGATCCGCACCACTACCCTACTGATACATTAATATTTATTGAATCAATCGAGGTAGCTGCCATTAAAGATCCTATGCCTGCCGATGGTCCCTGTATTTTTACAGGTAAAGCGGCTATTTATTATGGCAAAGAGCAGTTCTTTGACGACGGTAAAGGGCACTTCTTATCATACAATCAGCCGCTGGCGGTATGCGATAAAACGGCTGCTGCTCTTGCGGCTCTGGGCAGAGATGATATTTTCATCAGCGAATCAACTTACTACTACGATGGCGGAGGTTGCTGTTGA
- a CDS encoding glycoside hydrolase family 113 — MISKSESITSWAGKILLFLIYLFLTSCASKPPSEKINGVSFVASRNEVKPEDFQPVLKVNANAIAVMPFAFMQSLEHAEIRFNSERQWWGEREEGVKKTIRMAHQENLRVMLKPQIWLRGAFTGHLEMQTEADWNKLEEQYREFILFYAKLAEDENVDLFCIGTELNSFVQARPTFWSELIAEVREIYDGKLTYAENWDKIEEVHFWNKLDYIGADAYFPLSDEAAPTVEDLSRGWKPVKRSLKKLSAKVDRLGFVYRIRL, encoded by the coding sequence TGTTTTTAATTTACCTGTTCCTTACTTCCTGTGCGTCAAAGCCTCCCTCAGAAAAGATTAACGGTGTTAGCTTTGTCGCTTCAAGAAATGAGGTAAAACCTGAAGATTTTCAGCCTGTTCTTAAAGTGAACGCGAATGCTATAGCGGTAATGCCCTTTGCTTTTATGCAGAGCCTGGAGCATGCTGAAATCAGGTTTAATTCAGAAAGGCAATGGTGGGGAGAAAGGGAAGAGGGGGTAAAAAAGACAATCCGAATGGCTCACCAGGAAAATCTCAGAGTAATGCTGAAGCCTCAGATTTGGTTACGTGGAGCCTTTACGGGACATCTTGAGATGCAAACCGAAGCTGATTGGAATAAGCTGGAAGAACAATACCGGGAATTCATTCTGTTCTATGCAAAACTGGCAGAAGATGAAAATGTGGATCTCTTTTGCATTGGAACTGAACTGAATTCTTTCGTACAGGCAAGACCGACTTTTTGGAGTGAGCTAATTGCGGAAGTAAGAGAGATCTACGATGGCAAATTAACTTACGCTGAGAATTGGGATAAAATTGAGGAGGTGCATTTCTGGAACAAATTGGATTATATTGGAGCAGACGCTTATTTTCCGCTTAGCGACGAGGCTGCGCCAACAGTAGAAGACTTATCCCGGGGGTGGAAACCAGTCAAGAGAAGCCTAAAAAAATTATCCGCAAAGGTGGACAGGCTAGGGTTTGTTTACCGAATACGGCTATAG